The genomic stretch AGCGATGGGATGGAAGTATTAAGACTTTTGTCCTTTTTCTTTTAGCCAATTCTGTTTTTTTCGTTCtgaaaaagtttttcttttgtaatccTCATGAGCCACTTcctgatttttgtttgttttagaaagCTATCTTTGTCGTTGCATGTCAACTTCAGAGATCATATCAAAATGAAACACAACTTATGAAAACTGAGAACATATCATACATACTTGATCCTCATCAGCAACAGATCCATCGGTAGACCGTAGACCCAAGTGCAAAGAAAGATGACGCATAGATAACCCTCTGTACAGTCTTCGTCTCCTTCATTGTCTAAACCTAAAGTTAAGATATGGGAAGAAACGCTTTACCGTAACAAATTTGGATGGATCAGGAAGCCAAGGCTCAACAAGAGCCGCGGCGTGGAAAACGATCTCGCAACCGGAGCAAGCTTCCGTTAAAGAACGGTAGTCCGTTACGTCTCCGTAAGCTAGCTCGAAAGCGTCATTTACTGGAGGAAGTGAAGATACGTCGCTTGTGCGGCGGACCAAGGCGCGTACGGAGTGGCAGCGACGGAGGAGGGCGTGGCAGAGTCGTGCGCCTAAGTAACCAGAAGAGCCGGTGACCagtattttcattattttactttattagCTTGTGTgacagacagagagagagattactGTAGATTTTTTGCGtatatatgattttcttttaattagcTGTTACTAATTTCAAAAGACGCTTTTTATCCTTCCTTTCACACAGCTTTTGTTATGGTCGAGTTTAAGACAGGGGGTAAACCAGCCTTTTGCATTAAACGAATCGTTTTTGCATTAATTACCCAACCACGTTCGCTGTTCGGTAAGACATGGGTAAAACGGTCTTTTACAGAATACTCTTTCACATGTTTTTTTAATCAGTTAGCTATGTACTTAAAGTAAACAAGTTTGTGTTAATGGATTACAGGTGTTGTAACGGCTTGAGTCATACAGAAACAACTACCCAAAAGCGTTTACTATCGTCCCTTGGGTTTCAGGTGTTGTAACGGCTTGAGCAGAACCTATTTGGACAAATAGTAAAGAGACAGCTTTGGTTATTTCATCTTGTGCTTCCATTTTTCAGAATCTTGCTAAGTTGAAGAACCGGACCAAACCAACATGCTAACATCTTTGGCCTATTGTATACgagaatataatatattttttttatatcaaatgtttGTCTGCTGGTTGTGAAAGTGAATCTTTGACTTGTTATCAGGTTGTATGCGACAGAGAGATACAACAGAACATATCTCGATTAAGGGGTAATTAGGCTCAAATGCCTATATCCGGTAAATATGTTACAAAACATCGAAGTGTACTTCTGTAACGTATAATTGAATGAACAATAGAAACAAAGCTAAAATTGGAGAGGTTTCATCATTCATCATCACACATATCTCTTTTCTAATTATAGACTTTTGAATTGTGTACCTCTCTTTACTTTACCTAAAGACCTTCTTAATCACAAATATCATTAATTCTTCTCTGCTTTCTTCATTTTTCCTCTCTATTTGATTCTTTCTTTAAACGTTTCTCTTGTAAAAGTTTTGCCTTTCTAACTTCCTCCAATGGAGGATTTGAAATTAGCAAAAGCAGTATCTCCTCCTCCAGAAGAACCTAGTGTGACATCAAACAATAGGAAGCAGTCTGAGTTGGAGCAACCCCAAGCAATGCAACAATCTCAAGACAATGAAGATTCAACTGAAAATGGGAAAGTTTACATGAATGACACTTTTTCCCCCACCAGTTTATCAAGCAGCCAAGCAGAAGAAGCAcaagattcttcttcttcttcttctaacaCTACTACACCTGTGTTTGTTTCTGAGATTGGTCTGCCTCACGTGAAGACCAAGTATAGGTCAGAGGGCACCACAACAAGAAATGGAGTGTCTACAAGATCTCTTTCTTCCCAAAGAAGCCTTGGATCTCCAAGAACACTCGGATCATCATCACCATTGAGCAATGAGACGCCCAAAAGTCTTGATTCTTACAGTGATTCCATTGACACAACATCACCCATTGAATCCGTTAAAGAAGCTGTCTCAAAATTTGGAGGAATCACTGACTGGAAAGCACATAGAATGCAAGTAGTTGAGGTAATGTTTATGACTTTGTTGTTACCTTATATTGGCCAACGCTTGTGctcacttttattttttttattgcagCGACGCAAGTATGTGGAACAAGAGCTCAAAGAGATTGAAGAGCAGATTCCTGAGTACAAGAAACAATTAGAGACCGTTGAGATGTCAAAACTGCAAACGGTTGAGGAGTTAGAGAGCACAAAGAGACTCATAGAAGAGCTGAAGCTAAGTCTTGAAAAGGCGGAAACAGAAGAGAAACAAGCAAAGCAGGACTCCGAGCTTGCAAAGCTGAGAGTTGAGGAGATGGAACAAGGAGTAGCTGGTGAAGCTAGCGTTGCATCTAAAGCACAGCTTGAAGTGGCTCAAGCCAGACACACAACTGCCATTTCAGAACTGGAATCTGTCAAGGAAGAGATACAAACTATGCAGAAGGAGCATGATGATTTGGTGAAAGAGAAAGATATGGCTGTGAAGGAAGCAGAGGAAGCGGTTTTGGCTTCTAAAGAAGTTGAGAAGAGAGTTGAAGAGCTGACTATAGAGCTGATAGCTACAAAGGAGTCGTTGGAATGCGCACATTCTTCTCATTTGGAAGCGGAGGAACATAAGATCGAAGCAGCCGTGTTGCGTGATCAGGAAACTCAAACAGCTGTTGCTTCTGCAAAGAAGGAGCTAGAAGGAGTCTACATGAATATAGAGAAGGCAGCATCTGAAGTGAAACGCTTGAAGTTAGCATCATCATCCTTGAGAGTGGAACTCGAGAAAGAGAAGTCAGCGCTTGACTCAGTTAAACAAAGAGAAGGGATGGCTTCATCATCGGTAGCATCACTAGAAGCTGAGATAGACATGACTAGATTCGAGATAGCTCTCGTTGAGTCCAAGGAAAAGGAAGTTAGAGAGGAGATGGTGGAGCTACCAAAGCAGCTGCAGCAAGCAGCTAAAGAGGCTGATGAAGCGAAATCATTAGCTGAACTCGCTCGTGAAGAGCTGAGGAAGTCTCGAGAAGAAGCAGAGCGAGCAAAGGCTGGAGCAAGTGCAATGGAAGGGAGATTACTCGCAGCTCAGAAAGAAATTGAGTCTGTTAAGGCTTCAGAGAGATTGGCATTAGCTGCTATCAAGGCATTGCAGGAGAGTGAGTCTGATTCGAAGGAAAATGATGTTGATTCTCCGAGAAGCGTGACGCTCACGTTAGAGGAGTACTATGAGCTTAGCAAGCGTGGTCATGAGGTAGAAGAAAGGGTTGCAGCAGCGGTTTGTGAGATTGAGGAAGctaaagaaagagagaagataaGCTTGGAGAAATTGGAAGAAGTTAACAGAGAGATGGTTCTGAGAAAGGAAAGACTTGGAGAAGTAACTGAGAAGGCTGAGAAGGCTAAAGAAGGGAAGTTAGGTGTAGAACAAGAGCTGAGAAAATGGAGGGAAGAACataaagtaaagagagagaatgAAGTTAAGATAGAGAAGAGTCATGAAAGAAGCTTACAAGTGTCAAAGGAGAAAGAAAATGAGTCTAATAGAACTGATACAAATCCAATCCCACCTGAGATTCctgtaaagaaaaagaagaaattctTCCCAAGATTTTTTATGTTcttgatgaggaagaagaagaagtcaccTAAATGAGTTTGATATGAGGAAGAAATTGATTAtgtaaaaaactatataaatgtttttactaATACTACTATAAAAGAAATCCTCAGTTTTAGATAAACTTTCTTCATGTTACATCTTTCATTTCAACATAGCTTCTTTCTTTCAAGTGAAAACTAAAATATGACCAAGTTAAAAGTCAGTCACACCAAAGTAGTTTTGTTTTGCCAGCCTTGTCGGTGAAAAGGGTACAAATAACAGTCAGATAAGTAACAGTTGTACCAACTATATACTTCCCATTAAAAGTAGCATCCACATGAGTTACAGTTGCACCAAGTCCAGGGAAAGCCGTCTTTGCCTGCCTCATTGTGTTGCTTGAGTACATTCTAATATTCCCAAGAGAACCAACAACAATTGAGAGCCATCACCAGGCATTGGGGGCATTCGCAGTAGCAAGATCCTGAACCATCCCATACCAGTCACACATGTCCCACCTTCAAAGCCTATTGTTATCCAGCCTATTGATGATCACCTTCCTTTACCATCAATAGTAATGTCACTCATAAGAGATATCCACTCCATCTTTCTCAAACACTCTGAAACAATACCTTCCTGGTTTCAATGTCAAGCTGATGGATTCCTCGTGAATGAGGCATTTGGCTCATGGGACTCATAAGCAACATGTTAGTAGTCTCAAGTGTCATGAGAAGAGCCCTACCATAACCAGCCTCAAAGTTAACACACACCCTCCTGCTTTATGTTCTTGAAAACCTGAATACAAGGAAGCTACTATGTCCTCACTTGTTTTCAGAATAAAAAATCTTTGGGCTAATAAGAAGACcgagaaaaaacaaatttatatagtgaaataaataaaataaaataataggtagttaattaaatattagaaaataaatcataatacgTTGACTCCATTTGCTAATACATGTGTAACTGAGTGATACACCGTAAACCTCTTCTCACACACGCGTCTGAAACCTTTAGAGTTTAGATCCCCATTGAAGCCTCTCTGCAAGGGATCCCAACAACGCGTTTAGGGTTTCTCAGGTGGAGGAGAAACCTCTCTCTCGATCTAATCTCCCTCTCGTTGTAAGTGTCTGCAATCTCTATGCTTCTTATCTCCTCGATCGGAGAAACAAACTCCTCGAAATCGATTCATCGGAATGCGAAATTGAGTTCCTTTAGGGTTTATTAATGAAGAAATAGCCACGTAAATCTCATAAAGCTTGAAGCTTTGGTTGTTCTATCTTTTGTAGGTTCAACATTATCTCAAGCACGAGGCTTTggtgttatatattataatcaaaAAGGAACTCTCTTTTTCCTGATCATCATGGACATGGACATGGACACTCTTTTGCATCTGTTAGAGCCTGCTCCAGCCACTCTGATTCTGACAGCTGTCACCGTGACGTTTGCGTCTGCTTTCCGTGCGCTCAACTACGGCAAAGAGATGGAAAGGAACCGTGACTTCTCCCAAGCTTCCATCACGCTAGACACCTCTCAGGCGTTAATGATCCCAGTCATGAGCTCCTGCAGTCTGCTTCTCATGTTCTATCTCTTCTCCTCCGTTTCTCAGCTCCTCACCGCCTTCACAGCCGTTGCCTCCGtctcctctctcttcttttgGCTATCGCCTTATGCGCTGTACCTCAAGTCTCAGCTCGGTCTCTCTGATCCTTTCCTCTCGCGCTGCTGCTCCAAGTCTTTCACGAGGATGCAAGGGTTGCTGCTGGTGGGTTGTGTCGTGACTGTCGTGGCGTGGCTTGTCTCTGGTCATTGGGTGTTGAACAATCTGCTTGGGATCTCTATCTGTATTGCCTTCGTCAGCCATGTTCGTCTTCCTAACATCAAAACGTGTGCTATGCTCCTCGTGTGTCTCTTTGTTTATGACATCTTCTGGGTTTTCTTCTCTGAGAGGTTCTTTGGTGCTAACGTTATGGTCTCCGTGGCTACTCAAAAAGCGTCTAACCCGGTTCATACGGTAGCCAACAGTTTGAATCTCCCTGGACTGCAGCTGATCACAAAGAAACTGGAACTGCCGGTTAAGATAGTGTTTCCGAGGAACTTATTGGGCGGTGTGGTGCCTGGTGTGAGTGCCTCGGAGTTCATGATGCTTGGTCTTGGTGACATGGTAACAGATCAAAACCCTTTTGGTTTCTTCCCATGTGTCCGTCCACTAGATTTGTATTAACGTGTTTAACTGTTCTGTTCTGTTTGTTTCAGGCTATTCCTGCGATGCTTTTGGCTTTGGTTCTCTGCTTTGACTATCGGAAAAGTAGAGATGTGGTGAATCTTTTTGATCTAAAATCATCCAAGGGACACAAATACATATGGTATGCACTTCCTGGATACGCCATTGGCTTGGTCTCGGCTCTAGCTGCAGGTGTCTTGACCCACTCACCTCAGCCTGCTCTACTTTATCTGGTACTTGAACCGAAATTTTGTtgatatgaatttttcttgTACTATACAATAAGTCATGGTTTTATGAATTTTTCCTGAATAGTGTGACGTATATGTGAGATTATGATGTTTAAACTCGGTTTCAAATATAGGTACCATCTACATTAGGACCGGTGATCTTCATGTCATGGCGTAGAAAGGATCTTGCGGAGCTGTGGGATGGTCCAGCATTATCCAATCCCACTGAGAAATCTCATGAAGTAGAGATCTGagtttatataaatcaaaacattGCTCAGCaacatttaaaaagaaacaCAGAGACGTTTAGTAGAACGATAACAGATCAGGTGTTCTTGTATTCtcatgtaaaaagaaaaaaataacacaagTATTATATCTCGTTTTATTGCATTATATACATTACATGATGCAACCAAAATTTTCAAGGAATTATATAGATAAGTtcaatgaagaaaaaatatacatttaagtTCTAGTTTCTAAGTGTGTAAACCTAAGTGTATAACGTTTTATTGGGACAAATCatattgaattaaaaaaaaatatcgttTATTTAAAACTAAGCAAAATTCCATGTGTTTATATATTCAAACTTTGTATTATAATCAGTGGCCTTTCCTTGTCATCCTACATATACTAATTGAGGAGACACAATGGCCAAAGCTAACCAAAACAATGAGGAAATTCGATAAAGAAATACACATTTACAATGTAGACCCAACTCTATGTAGAAGTGTACATTAAGTCAAACATATTGTCCAGatttaacaaaaagaataaaaacatttCTTGGATCATATGTTCTTGTTGTCCTTACAGGATAATGAAGTGGAACAATGTAGCACTACAAAGTTCCGCGTCGAAAGCACTCAGTTACAAAGTGAAAATCGTCATGCGATTACATTAAAAATAGCAAACTCTCTTGTCCATTTCTATGGGATGTCTCGCTAGCTAATGGAAGCCAGCTACATGTCTCGCTTTCTCGTTTGACTTTTGTTTCTTGAACTTCACTTCAATCATACATGCATCTAAGTTTTGGATATATTAATCACTAGTGGCTAATCAAACCGCCCCCTTATCTTACTCAGCACTGATTGATATAGTCAAACTAGTTTTCGacattttataaccaaaaacaaGTTCGAGATTGGTTCCTTGTAAATAGCTATAATATTTTATGAGAACACCGCCCACATTTCTAGAAGATCAACATCAAACCTAGGAAAATTCACTAATGCCCAATTAATTTTGTGTCAATATCCCATAAAACTTTAACACCAGAACTAAGATTTTTTGCTGAAGACATTTGGTATAATCAGATTTTAAAGAAACAATATGGAGTCAGTCTAATCTTTTTTTGGCTCTCGTTTGTTTTAAATTCTCAAATCACCATCATGTTAAAAGTTTTGTGTTGCCGTTGACTCTTAAATCACCATGTTTATAAGTTGTAATTATTTTTGGCATCAAACACTCTAATTTTGTTCATTAAGCTCTTTTgcaatattaattatatattatctgATCTGAAGTGAAATACACATTCATCTTACAATACCTACACAAGTTtcgtttaaaaataatataacttgTTGGTATTATAGTAAGAAATGGTCTTATGTGGACAAAGCGGTTTGAAGTTTTTGGCAAAGTAAAGAAATGGTCGTATGAGTCAACACAACGTGCCACTTTCCATGCAATAACATGCAAATTAGGTCAGCCATTAAGAATAAAATAAGTTGAATTTTCACTGTGATAAGATAAAACGGGACGGCGCAATAGAGCACTATCCCATCATGGGACCAATACACAATTATACAATTTGGGTTTACACGGTTCATGTTCTAACCACTCCAATATCATGAGGCGTGTATAAGTGCGAGACTCcatactactatatatataagcGATAAGTGATCATACTAAAACACAAGACAAAAGCTTTAAAACAGAATATATACATCGcataaaagtaataataaaagaTGGTTAGGGCAAATTTGTTGAGCGTGATTATGCTGATGCATGTAATTATTGGTCTTCCTTATAACGTGAAGGGGTTGAGTATGGGTTACTACTTGATGAGCTGTCCTGCCGCAGAACAGATTGTGACAAATACTGTTAACAATGCTCTTCAAGCCGATCCCACTTTGGCCGCAGGTCTTATCCGCATGCTCTTCCACGACTGTTTCATTGAGGTAGTGTTTTCTCTTAAGTCTCCatattaaaattgtattaacgtgcatagaaaaaccaaaaatgCACTGAGCTACTGGTTTAGCACAAGAAGTTAGTTCCATTGTGAGTATAATTCTACTTGGGACAGATGTTTTATGCTCTCATAAAGTAGAAGATCctaaaataagttttgaaaaTCTAAGTTGTTCTTTTTAATTGTTCTATTAAGGGATGTGATGCGTCGATTCTGCTAGACTCAACAAAAGACAACACTGCAGAAAAGGATTCACCTGCGAATCTGAGTCTACGTGGCTACGAGATCATAGACGatgcaaaaaagaaaattgaggCTAGATGTCCAGGAGTTGTATCTTGCGCAGATATTATTGCAATGGCTGCTAGAGATGCTGTCTTTTCAGTAAGCTGATCATTTGTgattatactatatattatgatgatgatggttttaTACTTGAATATAATTTGTAATTGGCTTGTTAATTTTAGGCTAATGGTCCATATTATCAAATACCAAAAGGAAGATTTGATGGCAAAAGATCAAAGATAGAAGATACAAGAAATCTCCCTTCACCATTTCTCAATGCCTCTCAACTCATCCAGACTTTTGGCCAACGTGGCTTCACTCCACAAGATGTTGTTGCTCTCTCAGGTAAGTTGTTTATTTACAAACACTCTTCGATTCCTTTCTTGTGTACAtctatttcaaattattaaaatatcaatttgttagaacaaaaaaaatgttttactgATTTAATAGTTACTCTttattctatttaaatttactttaatttttGCTACTATTAAATTAGTTCATTGGAAAATGTAATTTGTGTAACATATAGTATAACATTATTTCATGGGTTCtaactcttttttttgaaactaaacaATATGGGTTCTAACTTTATCTGTGGACTATGTATAATAGGAGCACATACTCTTGGAGTAGCACGATGCTCATCCTTCAAAGCCAGACTTACCACACCAGATTCTTCAATGGACTCTTCCTTTGTAACCACTCTCACTAAAACTTGTAGTGCTGGTGACAATGCAGAGCAACCATTTGATGCCACGCGCAACAACTTCGACAATGCCTATTTCAATGCCCTTCAGAGAAAATCAGGAGTGCTCTTTTCAGACCAAACCTTATCCAACACTCCGGCGACCAGGAATATTGTTAATGGCTATGCCTTTAACCAAGCTAAGTTTTTCTTTGACTTCCAAATGGCCATGCAAAAGATGAGCAATCTTGATGTTAAACTTGGCTCTCAAGGTGAAGTCCGTAAAAATTGTCGCATTCTTAACTAAGCATATGCCAAATGTATTTAGTATGATATTTGTATCAGTACTCCTACCTTTAGTTATGTCTCtactctcatcatatgattcaTGATGAATCTCTTCTGCTACCATATATAAATATGGTGTTTGTAATATGTAATTGTCCACTTGTTGTTTGTGGGTTTTAgaataatatatctataaaatatgGTCGAGACTTTATTGTATACCATGTCTTTTACAAATATGATCTTTGTCTCTATTATAGGGCCAAGAACTATAAATCCCAAGACAGCCAAAAATGtccaaaacaatttataaaccTGTAACATGTACAGTTGATGAGATACAAAATGTGAATCACGTGACAACAATCCTCAAGAAGTAACTACTAAAGTCATGTTTTAGGTTTTTAGCCTTCAACAACATTCAAATCTCTTTCATATAAAGATTACAAACCCAATCTGAATCCTCCTGCCTGTACCAACTTAAGAAACCACAACATGGAGCAGCAGAAACTAAAACCCtcaataaatacaaaagaagtaaaaaaaaataaagacaagAGAAAGCATTCAGTGTAACGAATCTTATTATCTTGGACCAGAGGGGTATTCATTTTCAATGTGGGAAGTAGAATCACCTATAAGCCAACCAGTGTTCGGTTGGTTATAGTTTTGGTAGTTGAAATCTTGTCTGAACATTTCCTCCTTTTGCCACTCTTCCCATCTCTCAGCTAAACCATCTCCTTCAAGCATTCTCACGACTTCAGACATTTTGGGTCTTTCCATCGGTGAACTCTGTGTGCAGAGCAGAGCCACTTGGATTAGCTTCTCCACTTCCTCGTCTATGTAGTTACCCTGAAGATCAACATCTACTAGCGCTTCCAGTTTCTTCTCTTTCAACAACCCTTTCACCTGTTGAATGGtaccaaaacaaacacacataacTAACACAACACAAAAGCAACACCAGATCATGAACTATGCAAATGGGTAACAAGCGTATACCCAGTCTAGTAACATGACATCATCGTCATTGGCAAGGCGAGCAAGATCAAAAGCCCTTTGTCCAGTAATAAGCTCAAGAAGCATGACTCCATAACCAAACACATCGGTTTTCTCAGACGATTTTCCCGTAGAGAGGTACTCAGGGGCTATATGACCGATCGTACCACGCACTGCAGTTGTCACATGTGTGTCTTTGTAGTCCATGAGCTTTGCCAGCCCAAAATCTCCAACCACGGCTTCAAAGTCTTCGTCCAGTAATATATTTGCAGCTTTCACATCTCGATGAATGATCTTTGGGTCGCAATGGTCATGTAAATACGCAAGCCCCCTTGCTGATCCCAACGCAATACCCTGTCTCTTTGGCCAATCAAGTGGTGGCTGTGACTCCGGACGttctaagaagaagataaaatatAACCTTACTCACAGATCAACACTCGAAGGCCAGGGAATAAGACTACGAGATAAGAGATACCTCTTAAACAGGAGGCAACACTTCCATTAGCCATGTAGGGATACACAAGCAATCTCTCTGTGGGAGTCATGCAAAAGCCACGAAGCCGAAGCAGGTTTCTATGAACCGCCATACTGATCATCTCAACTTCGGTCTGGAACTGCAGTTCACCACCTTGGGTGCGTTCCTCTTTCAGTCTTTTAACCGCCACTAAAGTACCATCAGCTAACCGTCCTTTATAAACTTTACCGAAACCACCTCTACCCAATATGTTCTTGTTGCTAAAGTTATCCGAAGCAACTTGTAGTTCACGTAATGAAAACCTCTTGAGCTGTCCTAAATGAACCTCTGGGTCCTCTTCCGCTGCAACAGTAATAAAACAAACATTCAGCCAGAGAAGTGTCAACGAGAAAACAGGCAAAACGGAAGTTTCGCTGACCTGGTACATCAAAGAAGTGTTCCTGTGGTTTTTTCCTTCGCCACAAAGCAAGTGCAATGGCAGGAACAGCGAATAGAAGTGCAGCACCTGCGGCAACTCCTCCAGCAATTGCTCCAGTAATTCTATTACTCCCTCCAGGTGACGGCGGTGTAGGAGAGAGGGGAGGCGGCGGAGATGCAGGAAGGGGAGTCAATTTGGTGTTGGCAAAACTGCAGAAAACTTTCAAACAGTTAATCGATCATTCTGGCCTGTCCACAATAGTTTAAGGTAGGAGGCAGAAGCAAAACCTGATAGGTGTGAAAAGTGAAAAGGAACCATTAACAGGAATATCTCCAGTGAGAGGATTGTTTGAGAGATCCCTGCATTTCAAAGATGATATCATTTTCTGGCCAAACAATAATCAGAAAAGAATTCAAAGGAGACTTACAGAACTTGGAGAGACGAGACAGCAGTCAAAGACCTAGGAATCTCTCCAGATAAGCTATTGTTATTAAGACGCCTAAACACCAATAGCAAAAGACCATCACATGAATGCTTAC from Raphanus sativus cultivar WK10039 unplaced genomic scaffold, ASM80110v3 Scaffold2692, whole genome shotgun sequence encodes the following:
- the LOC130505912 gene encoding protein WEAK CHLOROPLAST MOVEMENT UNDER BLUE LIGHT-like 1; translation: MEDLKLAKAVSPPPEEPSVTSNNRKQSELEQPQAMQQSQDNEDSTENGKVYMNDTFSPTSLSSSQAEEAQDSSSSSSNTTTPVFVSEIGLPHVKTKYRSEGTTTRNGVSTRSLSSQRSLGSPRTLGSSSPLSNETPKSLDSYSDSIDTTSPIESVKEAVSKFGGITDWKAHRMQVVERRKYVEQELKEIEEQIPEYKKQLETVEMSKLQTVEELESTKRLIEELKLSLEKAETEEKQAKQDSELAKLRVEEMEQGVAGEASVASKAQLEVAQARHTTAISELESVKEEIQTMQKEHDDLVKEKDMAVKEAEEAVLASKEVEKRVEELTIELIATKESLECAHSSHLEAEEHKIEAAVLRDQETQTAVASAKKELEGVYMNIEKAASEVKRLKLASSSLRVELEKEKSALDSVKQREGMASSSVASLEAEIDMTRFEIALVESKEKEVREEMVELPKQLQQAAKEADEAKSLAELAREELRKSREEAERAKAGASAMEGRLLAAQKEIESVKASERLALAAIKALQESESDSKENDVDSPRSVTLTLEEYYELSKRGHEVEERVAAAVCEIEEAKEREKISLEKLEEVNREMVLRKERLGEVTEKAEKAKEGKLGVEQELRKWREEHKVKRENEVKIEKSHERSLQVSKEKENESNRTDTNPIPPEIPVKKKKKFFPRFFMFLMRKKKKSPK
- the LOC130505910 gene encoding signal peptide peptidase-like 1, producing the protein MDMDMDTLLHLLEPAPATLILTAVTVTFASAFRALNYGKEMERNRDFSQASITLDTSQALMIPVMSSCSLLLMFYLFSSVSQLLTAFTAVASVSSLFFWLSPYALYLKSQLGLSDPFLSRCCSKSFTRMQGLLLVGCVVTVVAWLVSGHWVLNNLLGISICIAFVSHVRLPNIKTCAMLLVCLFVYDIFWVFFSERFFGANVMVSVATQKASNPVHTVANSLNLPGLQLITKKLELPVKIVFPRNLLGGVVPGVSASEFMMLGLGDMAIPAMLLALVLCFDYRKSRDVVNLFDLKSSKGHKYIWYALPGYAIGLVSALAAGVLTHSPQPALLYLVPSTLGPVIFMSWRRKDLAELWDGPALSNPTEKSHEVEI
- the LOC130505913 gene encoding peroxidase 47-like, giving the protein MVRANLLSVIMLMHVIIGLPYNVKGLSMGYYLMSCPAAEQIVTNTVNNALQADPTLAAGLIRMLFHDCFIEGCDASILLDSTKDNTAEKDSPANLSLRGYEIIDDAKKKIEARCPGVVSCADIIAMAARDAVFSANGPYYQIPKGRFDGKRSKIEDTRNLPSPFLNASQLIQTFGQRGFTPQDVVALSGAHTLGVARCSSFKARLTTPDSSMDSSFVTTLTKTCSAGDNAEQPFDATRNNFDNAYFNALQRKSGVLFSDQTLSNTPATRNIVNGYAFNQAKFFFDFQMAMQKMSNLDVKLGSQGEVRKNCRILN
- the LOC130505909 gene encoding BRASSINOSTEROID INSENSITIVE 1-associated receptor kinase 1-like translates to SFIAITLRANPRAAGNLTELVSLDLYLNNLSGPIPSSLGRLKKLRFLRLNNNSLSGEIPRSLTAVSSLQVLDLSNNPLTGDIPVNGSFSLFTPISFANTKLTPLPASPPPPLSPTPPSPGGSNRITGAIAGGVAAGAALLFAVPAIALALWRRKKPQEHFFDVPAEEDPEVHLGQLKRFSLRELQVASDNFSNKNILGRGGFGKVYKGRLADGTLVAVKRLKEERTQGGELQFQTEVEMISMAVHRNLLRLRGFCMTPTERLLVYPYMANGSVASCLRERPESQPPLDWPKRQGIALGSARGLAYLHDHCDPKIIHRDVKAANILLDEDFEAVVGDFGLAKLMDYKDTHVTTAVRGTIGHIAPEYLSTGKSSEKTDVFGYGVMLLELITGQRAFDLARLANDDDVMLLDWVKGLLKEKKLEALVDVDLQGNYIDEEVEKLIQVALLCTQSSPMERPKMSEVVRMLEGDGLAERWEEWQKEEMFRQDFNYQNYNQPNTGWLIGDSTSHIENEYPSGPR